A region of the Ostrinia nubilalis chromosome 21, ilOstNubi1.1, whole genome shotgun sequence genome:
atgcataatttatttataacaaaacgATTACGCACAAGAAGGTTGAGTTCCGACGATTGATAGCTAGAAGGACATTAAGTTCAGCTAGATGTGGGTGTGGCTTTGTTTACAAGTTTATTGAGACTAATTATGTTCATAAACtgtgttattttaataaaataattataggccATTACTTTTTAAAGACAAATCCGGTTTGCGTAGCTATTGCTGTTTAGAGTTCACTAAAGCTTCTGAAGGACGGTGTCCAATCGTGGGCGAAGCTTTGTTTACTTAGCTTGTTACCAAGGTCTTGTTTTGGACATCACGAACCATGTTTTTATCttgatgaaataaaattatgtaattaattgtGGGCGTGTGTGTTATCAATAACAAGTGATTGAATAAGATATCGTAGTTTTTATTATAAGATATTGTAATCAACCTTGTTGGAATACTTGTATGACCCACGCGATTTGCAAAATGCAAAATTAATGTCAACAAAGATGGACTGCTGGCATTTAATATTGCACAACTTAAACGCTCGTTTATGGGACCATAGTTTAGCACGGACACTGAAGGAACTTGTTGTACCTAATCTTATGCTGTTAgtcatatattttaataattttaataactttataaatGAAACACTTAATAGAGATTAATAATTTTAGGAACCAACAAGAGGGAGAGAATGTTAAGATTAAATTCGTCTTTACTTTCTATCGCCATTACGATTTTTTAGATCTGGATTACGCTTTACCTTTGACTCTACCTAGAAGACCTAATACCTAAGACTTAGACATAGACCTAGATttagatacctacctatctaaacATGCATTTTCAGTTTAGTCAATCGTTACCTATTATTTCATCAGCCCAACGATACACCAACTACTACGCTCGAAATGCGTACTACGGACGCAACCTCTACGAACACGGCCGGTCGATCTCTGACAACACCGTGACCTGCGGGCCCTACACCTGCGGTGTTGGAGCTCACTGCATCCACGGCAGCGTGAGGCCAGTCTGCGCCTGCCTGGCAGGGCACTCTGGCGATCCTCTGTCACAGTGCATCAGGATCGAGTGTGTTGGTAAGTCAAAAATGCTATAGtgaaggtcctatgtcccctagatggggcagaaggcgaaagtcctccatctcgttcggtcttgagtttcgcgcttgatctcgctccaagtctggccgatcttcttcgcctcgtccgcaaCGCACTTCGATAGTATCTTCGAACGTATCAGTTCGCGACATCCAGTATTCTAACCTTTCCCTGTGTACCCCTTCAGGTACAATAAAAGGAAATAGAATGAACTTGAGATGATGTCATTAATAAGACTGTATTATTATTGCACAACTTAATCAGTATGAAGTCATACTAGGAAGGTGTATTAAAAATTATGCACAAGAAAGTTGatcttgaaataatttatttcagataACAGCGAGTGCCGCAGTCACCAAACTTGCGTGAATCAGCATTGCGTCAATCCTTGCGAGGGCACCTGTGGAGTCAATGCCAACTGTGATGTGAGTCAAGCTGAATATGCATTCATTTAAACAATAACGTCTGGATTGTAATATGTCAACATTGGTGATATTACCTACCGCACGATTTATGTAGATTAAAGCATTGTTAAATGTTGGCTATTTTCAGGTAAGAAACCATGTCCCGGTTTGTTCCTGCCCAGCTGGCTACACAGGCAACCCCTTCTCTGCTTGCCGTATAGCTGATCCTGGTAAGAATTTAATGCTCTAATGCTTAATCTGTTTccataatatttattacgttAAAATATTACCTATGACGTGTTTGTTTTACAGAGGAAGCTTGTCACCCGTCTCCATGCGGACCCAACACCAAATGCCACGTTGCCAACAACCAGGCCATCTGCACATGCTTGCCAGGATACAGGGTAAAaaattatagcattactttTGTCTACATTTACATTTTGGGTGCAAGATATAAAGAGATAAAGTTTGAAAACCACTGTTCTAACCTATTTTTTGATGATGCATACAGGGTAGCCCACTTTCTGGTTGCCGTCACGAGTGCGAGTCTGATGGCGAATGTGGCGCCCAGCAGTCGTGCCGGGACTTCAAGTGCACCAGCCCGTGCAGTGACTGTGGAGTCAACGCTGACTGTGAGACCGTTGCTGCTCACCGCGCTGTTTGCAAATGCCCAAGGGTAAGGTCTCTACTGTTTCGGTTCTTTGACAAATCTAGTTTTTGCTAgcgtatttttttgtattgtaggtacttattgctTATGGAATATGGTTAAAGTATTAAGAGAACTTCGATCATGGAAATTTCCTGTGCTATTTTAGGGCTACTTCGGCGATCCTTACAAAATCTGCACCCCCGAGTGCTCATCCGACGGCGAGTGTCCCAGCTACAAGCCTGCCTGCGTCTACAACGCGTGCATCAACCCTTGCACCAACGCCTGCGGTGTCAACGCCGACTGCAACCTGAGGGGACTCACTCCCGTGTGCTCTTGCCCTAAGACCATGACTGGGGATCCATTCACCTTCTGCAGGCCTTTTGAAGCCCGTAAGCTATAATATTTTGCTAGTTATCCATGTAACATTTCTTGTTGATATTACAATACATAGTACGTTTACTTACTACTGTATATGCATTTTATCACAGGTGATCTCTGTGAGCCCAACCCTTGTGGAACTAACGCCAAATGCACACCTGGCCACGACCGTACTGGTGCTGAGCGACCGGTCTGCACTTGCCCATCGGGATACATTGGAAACGCTCTTGTAGCTTGCGATAAGGTATGCCAATGTATTTCGTACCTTATTCACTATGTGATCTAGACAGATATTTGAACATCCGAAGATTATTTTGTTGTATTCTAACTACTTGTATTTGTTCATCAGGGTGAATGTGAACTGGACTCACAGTGTCCCGACCACTTGGCTTGCGTCGGCTACCAGTGCGTAGACCCATGCCTCGGCAACTCTCAATGCGGCTCGGGCGCTGTCTGCATGGCTAGACGGCATCTGGCAGTCTGCACTTGCCCTTCAGGTACATGATATTTCGCAGTTACAGAGTatagtttaaaacaaatatCAACAAGGTCAATGGATTCCTAAGTTGACTGATGTTACCTCTAGGTCTTCCGAATTTTTTGGGGAAATTGCAGCTGCCCCAAAAGGTTTGAGAACTTATGGTTCTTATGCTCAGAATTTCCTAAAACAATCTCATTATTACAGGCCGCAACGGTGATGCCCTCGTGAACTGCTACGAGTCTCGCTCGGAGGCTGCGTCTACCCGCTACTACCGTTTCAAGAGGAACGGTAACTTCACTGAGCCGGAGCCCGAGACCGCTGCCTCGGAGGTGACTGAGACCGTCGTCGAAGAAAAAACCGAGGAAAAGAAAGAATAAACCCTGTGATAAGATAATCGAAGATACTCACGAACTGTCCAATCGATAAAGTGCCAAATGcgaaattcattttaaaatgtataactTTCAAACCCGCATTTGGACTCAGtaaacaagttttattgttaatacgAGTAAAATAAGCTTGCATGTAACTAAGTAACAATTGAAAATTacgtttttgtaaaataataaactaagcTGAGGTTACTTTAATATGTGAAACCTTAAGTTAAGGCAGTAATAAGTAGGTGTAACTACTTTGTATAAAGTTGTGACTTAATAAAAAACGATTAAGCTTTATTTTGGTTATAATCATTTTTCTTTTAATCTAAGTCGAAATAATTATGCATTTTTTCTTCTATCTGAGTAGGTTTAGTTCTCAAACTTATCAATGACCGACTCCTATTTTGTAAAAATGAGATTTTCGAGTTGAGCCACTTTCGCGCACGTCTATGGGGGTCAGCAGCGGTTGCCTATTATTTGGGAATCGCtgataattaaaatatgaattatggcGCTATTCGGAATGATTTTTTATGTTGGAAAATACCTTTATAATTTATGTGAATTTATGACGATAATAATTACTTTAGCcagcttataatattatagaaatTTTTAATAAGTTGGTAGGTAGTTAGTTGAAAAGGAGGTGATTCTCTCGGTAAGCTCGCCCTCAATCAAAAGGTTTAAATTAAATCCTTCGAAAGTgtggattaattaattaagtaggaaACCTTATCTACCTACGCCTAGTATGATGATGGGATAAATCAGCACTTTACACAGTCTAAATGTGTGTATGGTGTTAATAGTTGTGATATGCTGCAGTGTTGATTTATGATGTTACAAGGAATTTGGCCATAAGGCGTCTCCACTATAAAAATCGATGTAAGCATCAAAAAGCATCaaatcatacaaaaaaatatacataaaataaatacagagAAATAACGCTATTAAATgcaattaaatgtaattaattttactgtATTGTGGAATAATctgtagaaaaaatattttttgtggatGAACTGAACGAAACGTTTCTTACCTAAAAACGTGCAAACATTGGTGCAAACGAAACGTTGAAATGTTAATTTGACATTTGAGTTTGATGGGTTGATACGTCCTGTCGTTCGATTATCGAATGATGAGAGAGctaaggttttttacta
Encoded here:
- the LOC135082259 gene encoding neurogenic locus notch homolog protein 3, coding for MGVKMMSIAPVVLLAFFSIGAEAQRYTNYYARNAYYGRNLYEHGRSISDNTVTCGPYTCGVGAHCIHGSVRPVCACLAGHSGDPLSQCIRIECVDNSECRSHQTCVNQHCVNPCEGTCGVNANCDVRNHVPVCSCPAGYTGNPFSACRIADPEEACHPSPCGPNTKCHVANNQAICTCLPGYRGSPLSGCRHECESDGECGAQQSCRDFKCTSPCSDCGVNADCETVAAHRAVCKCPRGYFGDPYKICTPECSSDGECPSYKPACVYNACINPCTNACGVNADCNLRGLTPVCSCPKTMTGDPFTFCRPFEARDLCEPNPCGTNAKCTPGHDRTGAERPVCTCPSGYIGNALVACDKGECELDSQCPDHLACVGYQCVDPCLGNSQCGSGAVCMARRHLAVCTCPSGRNGDALVNCYESRSEAASTRYYRFKRNGNFTEPEPETAASEVTETVVEEKTEEKKE